The Amylolactobacillus amylophilus DSM 20533 = JCM 1125 genome contains a region encoding:
- the mvk gene encoding mevalonate kinase: protein MKSTQITHGKVILIGEHSVVFGYHALALPTPSIQIKTVLTDIKAVTCTLVTNDYTGELSRAPKNFAGIIWTVQAIRQRYSIKSAFELRFEGEIPEERGLGSSAAVALGTIKVMQEHFNLHLTKAEIIELANAAETINHGSASGLDVATVNSNHLVSFSKQSGPTEIRAKLGGFLVIADSGELGNTKEAVQLVSSELRQNPSKNNLMARLDTLATQALTSFEEHDAHSFGKKMTEANEILASFGLTTNRLDELINRAINNGALGSKISGGGLGGIVISLAETRASAQAIQHAQAELSANIWIEEI from the coding sequence TTGAAATCAACGCAAATTACACATGGTAAGGTCATTTTAATTGGTGAACACTCGGTGGTATTTGGTTACCATGCATTGGCTCTGCCTACGCCTTCAATTCAAATCAAAACTGTCCTCACAGATATAAAGGCTGTGACCTGTACGCTGGTTACGAATGACTATACTGGTGAGCTTTCACGTGCCCCTAAAAATTTTGCTGGAATTATTTGGACGGTGCAGGCAATTCGGCAGCGTTACTCAATTAAGAGCGCGTTTGAACTCCGGTTTGAGGGTGAGATTCCGGAAGAACGTGGACTCGGTTCCTCTGCTGCCGTCGCCCTAGGGACCATTAAGGTGATGCAAGAACACTTCAATCTGCACCTGACTAAAGCGGAAATTATTGAACTCGCGAATGCTGCAGAGACAATCAACCACGGCTCAGCTAGTGGATTGGATGTCGCCACGGTTAATAGCAATCATCTAGTTAGCTTCAGCAAACAGTCTGGTCCAACCGAAATTCGTGCGAAGCTCGGCGGCTTTTTGGTCATTGCTGATTCTGGCGAGCTCGGTAACACGAAAGAAGCAGTGCAGTTAGTTAGCTCAGAACTCCGTCAGAATCCGAGCAAGAATAACTTAATGGCTAGATTAGATACACTGGCCACACAAGCACTAACGTCATTTGAGGAGCATGATGCTCATTCATTTGGTAAAAAGATGACGGAGGCCAACGAGATTCTTGCTAGTTTTGGATTGACGACGAATAGACTTGATGAATTGATCAATCGGGCCATAAATAATGGCGCATTGGGCAGCAAGATTAGTGGCGGTGGCCTCGGTGGCATTGTCATCAGTCTTGCAGAAACACGTGCTAGTGCACAGGCAATTCAACATGCACAGGCGGAGCTGTCAGCTAACATCTGGATTGAGGAGATTTAA
- the addA gene encoding helicase-exonuclease AddAB subunit AddA, producing MSEVTYTPEQSQAINDQDLDILVSASAGSGKTKVLVERVLQKILNQSNPTPVSKLLIVTFTEAAASEMKEKIQTAIEKAIAAPENQNNDFLNQQLVDVQTANISTLHAFCLDVIRRFYYVIDLDPTFSLLTDETQAQLLREQSLANVFNRHFEEGDQEFISFIENFTGDRDFETAKAIILDLYYTAIAMPDYESLFEQARRLHSVPDTGLIHAPIFVDHITPDLIHQFRELITTIADTLRPELTEIPQLEKISNSITALQENIQRFVTGLENDASFDELREILGNSTFNRTAKSGKWDEEVKEGYDQLAAVRTAAKDLIKETWTKYFAFTEAEQAAEIETSRKYLAELIQLEREFIAEYATQKRAKNFLDFNDLEQFAYQILNPRNTATNNQMAQEFYQNKFAEILVDEYQDTNPIQEQIVLSIKKSHKNNMFMVGDVKQSIYAFRQAEPQLFMKKYVAFNDDNPANERITLAENFRSSKKVTNFVNKLFVPLMTTDFGELNYESEGQLKPAANYPKDLADAVEVSLFDKNNQEVPTTEEHAGEQVDSAPELDFNEIQMVIKRIQMMQHDHYQIFDPEIGRKREFKLSDIAILTPTRTNNLNIMEQFAHAGISLFISDAQNYFQTLELTMIMSYLKIIDNPDQDIPLVSVMRSPMYGFTEPELARIRISNQHTSFYKVLIAFGDQTPLSQKVAAFLKDLNEFRTFEKLHRISELIWQIYEQTRLVDLVTGLPNGRQRRVNLQALYERASSYESAGFKGLYQFITFIGRMQKSKKDLAQPLLADAADNSVRLMTIHGSKGLEFPIVFLVGLSGKFNTSDFNADYIIDSRAGIGLTNKHEYIKINTVIKNALAQESKKRLLEEKARVLYVALTRAGQKLILICAPNKLEQLISKFEQSKLTLTDKLNAQNFLDLMGPQLDIFHQLIKSTPDLTNELQEKENVVFIRYNPVDLIGLSSDESDQLTHDVSQSDQEPTDLLLAQAKQLFDFHYGFLAATKTTAYQAVSEIKQLFNDPDIVQLQNSQIVRATNRYLQPIEAKPAFLTSNNYGAADIGTATHLILQKHDFRQQANLDILRTEISKLVNTNQLDQALADKVDLTSIINFLKSSLAKDISQHTTTLLREVSFSTLIKASNLFKYYNDEAGKILVHGTIDGYYETERGIVLFDYKTDHLDPGDAGLTKLAAKYTGQLRLYQKAIEEFTGQPVLHKYLIALSTNELIEID from the coding sequence ATGAGTGAGGTAACTTACACACCAGAACAAAGTCAAGCAATTAATGACCAAGACCTAGACATCCTGGTCTCAGCTTCAGCCGGCTCTGGTAAGACCAAGGTACTGGTCGAGCGAGTATTACAGAAGATTCTTAATCAAAGTAACCCTACTCCCGTCAGCAAACTGCTCATTGTCACGTTCACTGAGGCTGCAGCAAGCGAGATGAAGGAGAAGATCCAGACTGCGATTGAGAAGGCTATTGCTGCGCCAGAGAATCAGAATAACGATTTCCTCAACCAACAGTTGGTTGACGTGCAGACGGCCAATATTTCTACCCTGCATGCATTTTGTTTAGACGTGATTCGCCGTTTTTACTATGTCATAGACCTTGATCCAACCTTCTCGCTCCTAACCGACGAGACTCAGGCACAATTGCTGAGGGAACAATCATTGGCTAACGTCTTTAACAGGCACTTCGAGGAAGGAGATCAAGAGTTTATTAGCTTTATCGAGAATTTCACCGGTGATCGCGATTTTGAAACTGCTAAAGCCATTATCTTAGATCTGTACTACACGGCTATTGCGATGCCCGACTATGAATCATTATTCGAGCAGGCTAGACGCCTCCATTCTGTGCCGGATACTGGCCTAATCCATGCGCCAATTTTTGTTGACCATATTACGCCCGACCTAATCCACCAATTCAGGGAATTAATAACGACGATTGCTGACACGCTTAGACCGGAACTGACAGAAATTCCCCAACTTGAAAAAATCAGCAATTCGATCACTGCTTTACAAGAGAATATTCAGCGTTTTGTTACTGGCCTAGAAAATGACGCTTCCTTTGATGAATTACGTGAAATTCTGGGTAATAGCACCTTCAACAGAACAGCTAAGAGCGGCAAATGGGACGAGGAAGTTAAGGAAGGTTATGACCAACTTGCCGCTGTCAGAACCGCAGCTAAAGACCTCATCAAAGAAACGTGGACCAAATACTTTGCCTTTACGGAAGCAGAACAGGCTGCCGAAATAGAAACTAGCCGGAAATATCTGGCTGAGTTAATCCAGCTCGAACGTGAATTTATTGCCGAATACGCCACCCAAAAACGGGCCAAGAATTTTCTAGACTTCAACGATTTGGAGCAGTTTGCTTACCAAATTCTAAACCCGAGAAACACAGCCACCAACAACCAGATGGCGCAAGAATTTTACCAGAACAAATTTGCAGAGATATTGGTGGATGAGTATCAGGATACGAATCCCATTCAGGAGCAAATCGTCCTCTCAATCAAGAAGAGCCATAAAAATAACATGTTCATGGTCGGTGACGTCAAGCAATCAATCTACGCCTTTCGGCAGGCGGAACCCCAGCTTTTTATGAAGAAATACGTTGCCTTCAACGATGATAATCCAGCAAATGAGCGAATCACGCTTGCCGAAAATTTCCGCTCTAGCAAGAAGGTCACTAACTTCGTTAATAAGCTATTTGTTCCCCTAATGACCACGGATTTTGGTGAACTAAACTATGAGTCTGAAGGTCAACTAAAGCCGGCAGCAAACTATCCTAAAGACCTGGCGGATGCTGTTGAAGTCTCCTTGTTCGACAAGAATAACCAGGAAGTGCCAACAACAGAAGAGCATGCAGGTGAGCAGGTTGATAGTGCGCCAGAACTGGACTTCAATGAGATTCAGATGGTCATTAAGCGAATTCAAATGATGCAGCATGATCATTACCAGATTTTCGACCCAGAAATTGGCCGCAAGCGCGAGTTTAAGCTTAGTGATATTGCCATCCTCACCCCCACTAGAACAAATAACCTCAATATCATGGAACAATTTGCGCACGCAGGCATCTCTTTGTTTATTTCCGATGCCCAGAATTACTTTCAGACACTTGAACTGACGATGATTATGTCCTATCTCAAAATAATTGATAACCCAGATCAGGATATACCATTAGTCAGTGTGATGCGGTCACCGATGTACGGCTTCACCGAGCCTGAGCTAGCGCGAATTCGCATTAGTAATCAGCACACAAGTTTTTATAAAGTGCTAATTGCGTTCGGTGATCAAACACCGCTTTCTCAAAAAGTTGCAGCTTTTTTGAAGGATCTCAATGAGTTTCGGACATTTGAAAAGCTTCATCGAATATCCGAACTCATCTGGCAAATATACGAACAAACGAGACTTGTTGATCTGGTCACTGGATTGCCAAACGGGCGGCAACGCCGGGTTAACCTTCAGGCACTTTACGAACGAGCTAGCAGTTACGAGAGTGCTGGCTTCAAGGGCCTCTATCAGTTCATTACCTTTATTGGCCGCATGCAAAAGAGTAAGAAGGATCTGGCACAGCCTTTACTAGCCGATGCAGCCGATAATTCCGTGCGGCTCATGACAATCCACGGGAGCAAGGGGTTAGAGTTTCCAATTGTCTTTCTAGTAGGATTAAGCGGCAAGTTTAACACATCAGACTTTAATGCCGACTACATTATTGACAGTCGTGCGGGTATCGGACTCACGAATAAGCATGAGTACATCAAAATCAACACGGTAATCAAGAACGCACTCGCACAGGAATCAAAGAAGAGACTACTCGAGGAAAAGGCCCGCGTGCTCTACGTTGCATTGACCCGCGCCGGTCAGAAGCTGATTCTGATTTGTGCACCAAATAAATTAGAGCAGCTAATTAGTAAATTTGAACAATCAAAGCTCACGTTAACTGATAAGTTAAACGCCCAGAATTTTCTCGATCTGATGGGACCCCAACTAGACATTTTCCATCAGCTTATCAAATCGACGCCAGACTTAACGAACGAGTTACAGGAAAAGGAGAACGTCGTCTTCATTAGGTACAACCCGGTCGATCTGATCGGTTTATCATCTGATGAGTCTGACCAATTGACACACGACGTTAGTCAGAGTGATCAAGAGCCAACCGATCTTTTACTGGCTCAGGCCAAGCAACTATTCGACTTTCATTATGGCTTCTTGGCAGCGACTAAGACAACTGCCTACCAAGCGGTATCGGAGATTAAGCAGTTGTTTAATGATCCGGATATCGTCCAGTTACAAAACTCCCAGATTGTGCGTGCAACAAACAGATATCTTCAGCCCATAGAAGCAAAACCTGCATTTTTGACTAGCAACAACTATGGCGCGGCGGATATTGGTACTGCAACGCACTTAATCCTGCAAAAGCACGACTTTAGGCAGCAGGCAAACCTGGACATTCTAAGAACTGAAATCAGCAAATTAGTTAACACCAATCAACTCGATCAAGCTTTGGCGGATAAAGTTGATCTCACTTCAATCATTAACTTTTTGAAGTCGAGCCTTGCAAAGGACATTAGTCAGCATACGACCACGCTCTTACGTGAGGTCTCTTTCTCAACTCTGATTAAAGCCTCAAATCTTTTTAAATATTACAACGATGAGGCTGGCAAAATTCTTGTTCATGGTACAATTGATGGGTATTACGAGACGGAGCGAGGAATCGTGCTCTTCGATTACAAGACAGATCATCTAGACCCAGGGGATGCAGGACTAACAAAGTTAGCAGCTAAGTATACCGGACAACTACGTCTGTACCAAAAGGCGATTGAGGAGTTTACGGGTCAACCAGTGCTACACAAGTACCTAATCGCGCTCAGTACAAACGAGCTAATAGAAATTGATTAA
- a CDS encoding helicase C-terminal domain-containing protein, with protein MFLNQVFAVVDLETTGTQRNEHDRIIQFGCALIKNGHIFKTFSFLINPQKRIPPVIENLTGITNKSVKNQPPFAYFAAQISKILKNTIFVAHNVNFDLPFLNYELVNAGLEPLTNRSLDTVELAQIAFPTFASFKLQDLTKRLKIRHTNPHQADSDAVVTAKLLLKILAVIEEMPQATLNQLMGLSKGLTRDNDYVFEEIANTSRLSKRPLPKNMIQIKGLVLQKQSHALPDQNAPRLTFPLADSDKKKMFKGNINYRRGQVNLINRIHNFVSAKNDKSLLVEAPNGTGKTFSYLFSYAYNLSNLQKLVVATPTMVLQQQIVEQEIPQLNQVTGLPIKAELIKSPSHYLDLDGFFQTLYDFNQNKPTTILQMRIISWLTQTTTGDLDELQLTTYNAPIFSLIKHPGDARVGTDFSDVDFWNYARYRQEQADILVTNHAFLANHGHDSIWGQNPFLVIDEAHRFEDNVVSARSNSLQFESFWGLLSHLHHVLYNSHQSLADSFNNSQDLLFLLSGLEPKITELIHTINEVQRLYYSVGNPREHPYQRRRNQIEIVLSGDEIVPIQKELRRVLERMQARIDEVRQGTNKIVDWLLAQKDSLLMSDIATIDDLTSQLDYLDSYSESAYILSDQLLDAQTLGEKGFLLQITDPNDPLSTNVTWLTLDTSDDLHDIYQRFTHKLFVSATLTKNDQDFTFMVKQLGLDPTQVETYQAKLTLDYKKHLKIASLKDGSVAGNPNEPNFERYLEQQLPHLASVKAHTLILFTNLEVIKNTYERIANNPLLKDYEVLAQGITGSNEKIAKRFALSKKAILLGANTFWEGIDFRDTVVDVVIITRLPFESPDQPAVQLRQQKLVKQGFDVFTEDVLPRAIIRFRQAEGRLIRHERDYGVFIVLDQRFNQSGYSTAFKQSLPVKQIEYLQKDDLVQFLKHEK; from the coding sequence ATGTTTTTGAATCAGGTCTTTGCGGTAGTCGACTTAGAGACAACTGGCACACAGAGAAATGAACACGATCGAATAATTCAATTTGGTTGTGCTCTTATTAAAAACGGTCATATTTTCAAGACATTTTCCTTCTTAATCAACCCGCAGAAACGGATCCCACCAGTGATTGAGAACCTGACTGGTATCACCAACAAAAGCGTTAAAAACCAGCCTCCATTCGCGTATTTTGCTGCCCAAATCAGCAAAATACTCAAAAATACAATTTTTGTGGCACATAACGTCAACTTTGACTTACCGTTCTTAAACTATGAGCTAGTAAACGCTGGTCTCGAACCACTGACCAATCGTTCGCTTGATACCGTTGAATTAGCCCAGATTGCCTTTCCCACTTTCGCAAGCTTCAAACTACAGGACCTCACGAAGCGCCTTAAAATTCGTCATACTAATCCACACCAAGCAGACTCGGATGCGGTGGTAACAGCCAAGCTGCTCTTGAAGATTCTAGCTGTGATTGAAGAAATGCCTCAGGCAACACTAAATCAACTGATGGGGCTTTCAAAGGGACTCACTCGTGACAACGATTACGTTTTCGAAGAAATTGCGAATACGAGTAGACTCTCTAAACGTCCTTTACCAAAGAACATGATTCAGATCAAGGGGTTGGTGCTCCAGAAACAAAGTCACGCCTTACCTGATCAAAACGCCCCGAGATTAACTTTTCCGTTGGCAGATAGTGACAAGAAGAAGATGTTCAAAGGAAATATCAACTATCGTCGGGGCCAGGTGAACTTGATCAATCGAATTCATAACTTCGTCAGTGCGAAGAATGACAAGTCATTGCTGGTTGAGGCACCAAATGGAACAGGGAAGACATTCAGCTATTTGTTTAGCTACGCCTACAATCTTTCAAACCTCCAGAAACTTGTTGTGGCTACGCCAACAATGGTCTTACAGCAGCAGATTGTGGAGCAGGAGATACCCCAGCTCAACCAAGTGACTGGATTACCCATTAAGGCAGAGTTAATTAAGAGTCCCAGCCATTACCTTGACCTAGACGGTTTCTTCCAAACGTTATATGACTTTAACCAGAACAAACCAACGACCATTCTTCAGATGAGAATTATCAGCTGGCTTACACAAACAACAACTGGCGACTTGGATGAACTACAATTAACCACTTATAACGCACCCATCTTTTCACTGATTAAACATCCAGGAGATGCAAGAGTTGGAACAGATTTCAGTGACGTGGACTTCTGGAATTACGCCCGCTATCGCCAGGAACAGGCCGACATTCTCGTAACCAATCACGCCTTCTTAGCTAACCACGGACACGACAGTATCTGGGGGCAGAATCCCTTTCTGGTGATTGATGAGGCTCACAGGTTTGAAGATAACGTGGTAAGTGCCCGCTCTAACTCGCTTCAATTCGAGAGCTTCTGGGGGCTGCTTAGTCACTTGCACCACGTGCTCTATAATAGTCACCAAAGTCTGGCGGACTCGTTTAACAATAGTCAGGATCTGCTGTTTCTCTTAAGTGGTTTGGAGCCTAAGATCACGGAGCTAATCCACACAATCAATGAAGTTCAGCGCCTGTATTATAGCGTCGGAAATCCACGTGAACACCCATATCAGAGGCGGAGAAATCAGATAGAAATCGTACTCAGCGGTGATGAAATAGTACCAATTCAAAAGGAGCTACGACGTGTTTTAGAGCGAATGCAGGCAAGGATTGATGAGGTCAGACAGGGTACGAATAAGATTGTCGATTGGCTTTTAGCACAAAAAGATAGTCTCTTAATGTCCGATATCGCCACAATCGACGATTTAACCAGTCAGCTGGATTATCTAGACAGTTACTCTGAATCGGCGTACATCCTATCAGATCAGCTGCTGGATGCCCAGACCTTGGGTGAGAAGGGTTTTCTACTCCAGATAACCGACCCAAACGATCCTTTGAGCACAAACGTCACTTGGTTGACGCTCGATACTAGTGATGATTTACACGATATCTATCAACGTTTTACCCATAAATTATTTGTTAGTGCAACTTTAACTAAAAATGATCAAGACTTTACCTTCATGGTCAAACAATTGGGACTAGATCCGACACAAGTTGAGACATATCAAGCAAAGTTAACCCTCGATTACAAAAAACATCTGAAAATTGCGTCCTTAAAAGATGGTTCAGTTGCGGGAAATCCCAATGAGCCCAATTTCGAACGCTATTTAGAACAGCAATTGCCACACTTGGCGTCCGTTAAAGCTCACACGCTAATTCTTTTCACCAATCTGGAAGTGATTAAAAATACTTATGAACGGATTGCTAACAACCCACTGCTGAAGGATTATGAAGTTTTGGCACAGGGTATTACGGGATCAAACGAGAAGATTGCGAAACGTTTTGCCTTGAGTAAAAAAGCTATTTTGCTTGGCGCAAATACGTTCTGGGAGGGAATTGACTTTCGGGATACGGTGGTCGATGTCGTGATTATTACTAGACTGCCGTTCGAATCCCCCGACCAACCAGCAGTCCAACTGCGCCAACAAAAGTTGGTGAAGCAGGGCTTTGATGTTTTCACGGAAGATGTGCTACCACGCGCCATCATCCGCTTTAGACAGGCAGAAGGACGTTTAATTCGCCATGAGCGCGATTATGGCGTCTTCATCGTGCTCGATCAACGCTTCAATCAAAGTGGCTACAGTACTGCATTCAAGCAAAGTTTGCCCGTTAAACAAATCGAATACCTACAGAAAGACGACTTGGTACAATTCCTGAAACATGAAAAATAA
- a CDS encoding PD-(D/E)XK nuclease family protein: MINFLVGRQSANIQQEIINEMVEHYRANTHQMHFLIVPNHIKFGTEVAALKTLSARSNREEVSVKNFQVLSFSRLAWYFLKEAGQNILPGLTDAAAQMLIRQIMSEHQSELLLYDKVKLNQGTISQVYQSISELKTNNLTTPNLVAVVNDVKNQETSAKLHDLSLIMELFNQEIESKFSTKNDTLNLLNEVLATSDLLRDSQFYFSDFSSFSSQETTTVKILLQQAGNVSLGFKTQTGRIKESAPKMTDYDWNVQRVIHELMHFTRNKKLSYRIESAELTATSQSIKLLNKFWTGEQQHLDATERALVKQSLQLVKADSRYSEAYFVAHTIYQQVALNNARYADFLVLAPNLSSYETYLGPILEQLDIPYFNDLQKEMKYHPLVIMIEALADLNRHHLNTDSLISIFKTGLILPANLDAEHALYLTDQLENFVLKYGINHQRWHTDFKTLLDLKVAESESVELVKELNDFKNYVLRAVESLLECLSTTTDTREVLTEFYQFLDDNDVPKRLEEWRDQANAADNLQLAQQPEQVWQTLNQLLNDYLTINPVNFDRDSFFETLITGFSTATFAQIPSTLDAVTISEMGMAQTNEYQQCFIIGATSGDLPATKSTPKFLNSENITDLNRLLPDEKQITDSTVDNNCIQAYQFGQNLLLGRMRVYLSYPLINAENKALKPSMYFTKLMNALGVTEANLYHQTDLPATTGGNIIGFLTKPLNSAGYLAYLLKHTSNNMAQSLLQVAQNSDDALVTGKINRLLRAQNFINRSVDLTTAEANALFGNKIYTSVSQLETYYENPYEYFLKYGLRLRERDENEFDQIQTGNYFHEIFDLLVKNLTANHLDLGAIKHTQLMQALQQITSRLKEEQQFKFFLAEPTNRYLASQLDQTATEVVNNWVAKLQRTPLRPAFSELTFGQGSHLKGLNYDFDGHQIMLRGKIDRIDLATVNNTTYAQIVDYKSSTKEFDLNSFYNGLALQMVSYLKVLMQNKAYFTTGTSIIPVGAFYQTISRKPDKFGTKKINPDFTLHDFEHDFILNSRLDGLILNDPGMLSIVEPDLNGQSTIYKSVQGTSKGIKLPKNKNYTSEQLKLIFDYTDYLIKLAGRNILAGKFPIAPFKYGALTGMQYSNYKEIMMFDAMLQENQYKKIQKKDSSELFNQMKGELGDE, encoded by the coding sequence ATGATCAACTTTCTAGTGGGGCGGCAGTCCGCCAATATTCAACAAGAAATTATTAATGAGATGGTGGAACATTACAGGGCAAATACACACCAGATGCATTTTCTCATTGTACCCAATCACATTAAGTTTGGCACCGAAGTTGCAGCCCTGAAGACCTTGAGTGCGCGCAGTAATCGAGAAGAGGTCAGTGTAAAAAACTTTCAAGTATTATCCTTCTCACGATTAGCCTGGTATTTCTTAAAGGAAGCAGGGCAGAATATATTACCTGGATTGACCGATGCCGCAGCACAGATGCTCATCAGACAAATAATGAGCGAACACCAATCTGAGCTTCTGCTGTATGACAAGGTCAAACTGAATCAAGGCACCATCAGCCAAGTTTACCAATCAATTTCCGAATTAAAAACCAATAATCTAACAACACCCAATCTGGTAGCTGTCGTTAACGATGTCAAGAACCAAGAAACAAGCGCCAAGCTTCACGACTTAAGCCTAATCATGGAGTTGTTCAACCAGGAAATAGAGTCTAAGTTCAGCACGAAGAACGACACGCTGAATTTATTAAATGAGGTACTGGCCACCAGCGACCTGTTGCGCGATAGTCAGTTTTATTTCAGTGACTTCTCTAGTTTTTCTAGCCAAGAGACCACCACAGTCAAAATTTTGCTGCAACAAGCAGGAAATGTGTCACTCGGCTTCAAAACTCAAACCGGTAGGATTAAAGAATCCGCACCCAAGATGACGGACTACGATTGGAACGTTCAACGCGTGATTCATGAATTAATGCACTTTACGCGCAATAAAAAACTTTCCTACCGAATCGAATCAGCTGAACTAACGGCGACTAGTCAATCGATTAAACTGCTCAATAAGTTCTGGACCGGCGAACAACAACATTTGGATGCTACTGAGCGTGCTTTAGTCAAGCAATCCCTACAACTCGTCAAAGCAGACTCTCGCTACTCTGAAGCCTATTTTGTTGCGCATACAATTTACCAGCAGGTTGCTTTGAATAATGCACGATACGCCGATTTTCTCGTCCTCGCACCCAATCTTTCGAGTTATGAAACCTATCTCGGCCCGATTCTGGAACAACTAGACATTCCATACTTCAATGACCTGCAGAAGGAGATGAAGTATCATCCACTCGTAATCATGATTGAGGCGCTAGCAGACTTGAATCGGCATCATTTGAACACAGATAGTCTGATTTCTATTTTCAAAACCGGGCTAATTCTACCAGCCAACCTTGATGCCGAGCACGCTTTATATTTAACGGATCAACTGGAGAACTTTGTCTTAAAATACGGAATTAATCATCAGCGGTGGCATACTGATTTCAAGACATTGTTAGATCTCAAGGTAGCTGAATCGGAGTCAGTTGAACTTGTGAAAGAGCTAAACGACTTCAAGAACTACGTCTTGAGGGCGGTTGAATCCTTGCTCGAGTGTCTATCAACAACTACTGATACGCGTGAGGTTCTGACCGAATTCTACCAGTTCCTAGATGATAACGATGTACCAAAACGCCTGGAAGAATGGCGTGACCAGGCGAACGCTGCCGATAATCTACAATTAGCACAGCAGCCAGAACAGGTCTGGCAGACACTCAATCAGCTTCTGAACGATTACTTGACCATCAACCCAGTCAATTTCGACCGAGATAGTTTCTTTGAAACACTGATTACAGGCTTTTCCACCGCTACATTTGCGCAGATTCCATCAACACTCGATGCTGTGACCATCTCAGAAATGGGGATGGCGCAGACCAACGAATATCAGCAGTGTTTCATTATTGGCGCAACTAGTGGCGATCTACCAGCCACCAAAAGTACGCCAAAGTTTCTCAATTCGGAAAATATTACAGACCTGAACCGGCTATTGCCTGATGAGAAGCAAATCACCGACTCAACAGTAGATAATAACTGTATTCAGGCATATCAATTCGGCCAAAACCTCTTACTGGGGCGGATGCGGGTTTATCTTTCGTATCCATTGATTAATGCAGAGAACAAAGCTTTGAAACCGTCAATGTATTTCACTAAGTTGATGAACGCATTGGGGGTAACAGAAGCCAACCTCTACCACCAAACGGATCTGCCTGCAACTACGGGTGGTAATATCATTGGCTTTTTGACGAAACCACTCAATTCAGCGGGTTATTTAGCCTATTTATTAAAGCACACATCAAATAACATGGCTCAGAGCTTACTGCAGGTTGCCCAGAATTCTGATGATGCTTTGGTCACGGGGAAAATCAACCGTTTACTAAGGGCCCAAAACTTCATCAACCGTTCCGTTGATTTAACTACGGCCGAGGCCAACGCCTTATTCGGCAATAAAATTTATACATCGGTTTCTCAGTTGGAGACTTATTACGAGAACCCGTATGAATATTTCCTGAAGTACGGCTTAAGACTACGCGAGCGTGACGAAAATGAGTTTGATCAAATTCAAACCGGTAATTATTTTCATGAGATATTCGACCTCCTAGTCAAAAACTTGACCGCTAACCACCTTGATTTAGGGGCGATTAAGCACACTCAGTTGATGCAAGCACTACAACAAATTACTAGCCGGTTAAAAGAAGAACAACAGTTTAAGTTCTTCCTAGCTGAGCCCACCAACCGTTATCTGGCAAGTCAATTGGATCAAACGGCGACTGAGGTCGTGAATAATTGGGTGGCGAAACTGCAAAGGACACCGTTACGGCCGGCTTTCTCCGAACTTACTTTTGGCCAAGGCAGCCATCTTAAAGGGCTCAACTACGACTTTGACGGTCACCAAATTATGCTCCGGGGCAAGATTGACAGAATCGATTTGGCAACGGTCAATAACACGACCTACGCCCAGATTGTGGACTATAAGTCGAGTACAAAGGAATTTGACCTGAATAGTTTCTACAATGGCTTAGCATTGCAGATGGTCTCTTATCTAAAAGTATTAATGCAAAACAAGGCTTACTTTACTACGGGAACAAGCATTATTCCGGTTGGTGCATTCTATCAAACAATCTCCCGTAAACCGGACAAATTTGGCACAAAGAAAATAAATCCAGACTTCACGCTTCATGACTTTGAACACGACTTTATTTTAAACTCTCGCCTGGACGGACTCATCCTAAATGACCCTGGCATGTTGAGCATCGTAGAACCTGATTTGAACGGTCAGTCTACAATTTATAAGAGTGTGCAGGGGACCAGCAAGGGGATTAAACTGCCCAAGAATAAAAATTATACTAGCGAGCAACTGAAGCTCATCTTCGACTACACTGATTACTTGATTAAGCTAGCGGGAAGAAATATTCTGGCGGGAAAATTCCCAATTGCACCTTTCAAATATGGTGCCCTGACGGGGATGCAGTATTCAAATTACAAAGAGATTATGATGTTCGACGCGATGTTGCAGGAAAACCAGTATAAAAAGATTCAAAAGAAAGACTCTAGTGAGTTATTCAATCAGATGAAAGGGGAATTAGGCGATGAGTGA